In Humulus lupulus chromosome 6, drHumLupu1.1, whole genome shotgun sequence, a single genomic region encodes these proteins:
- the LOC133784443 gene encoding pathogenesis-related protein PR-1-like translates to MTKPHFVSLLLFVILCPIKYSQQTFDYNSRIGDSSRFLTAHNLARAKKGELPLLWDSKLARHARRWASQRRADCALEHSFQDGQFTLGENIFWGGGSDWTPTDAVKIWMEEEKNYSYKSNSCANGKMCGHYTQIVWQSTKKVGCARVICDNKDTFMICNYDPPGNFVGEKPY, encoded by the exons atgaCAAAACCCCATTTTGTATCACTGTTGTTATTCGTCATTCTCTGCCCAATCAAATACTCCCAACAAACTTTTGATTATAATTCCC GCATTGGTGATTCGTCGCGGTTTTTGACTGCGCATAACTTGGCTCGGGCCAAGAAAGGGGAGCTACCGCTCTTGTGGGACTCTAAGCTTGCTAGACACGCGCGGCGTTGGGCCTCACAAAGGAGAGCCGACTGTGCCCTAGAGCATTCCTTTCAGGATGGCCAGTTTACGCTTGGAGAGAACATATTTTGGGGTGGTGGCTCTGATTGGACTCCAACCGATGCTGTTAAAATATGGATGGAAGAGGAAAAGAATTACTCATACAAGAGTAATAGTTGTGCCAATGGCAAAATGTGTGGCCACTATACGCAGATTGTGTGGCAAAGTACCAAGAAAGTAGGTTGTGCTAGAGTTATTTGTGACAATAAAGATACCTTTATGATTTGTAACTATGATCCACCAGGTAATTTTGTAGGTGAGAAACCATATTGA